From the Candidatus Zixiibacteriota bacterium genome, the window ACATTAAAGCGAAAGAGAATAACATCTCCATCCTGTACTATATAGTCTTTTCCTTCGATATGAAGTTTCGCGGCGGCTTTGAGCGCCGGAAGGGTTTGGTGCGTCATGTAATCTTCATAGGACGCCACCTCGGCGCGAATAAATCCCCGCTCAAAATCGGTATGGACCGCGCCGGCCGCTTTGGGAGCGGTGGAGCCGCGGGGAATAGTCCAGGCGCGGGCTTCGGGAGGACCGATGGTGAAAAAGGAAATCAGTCCTAAAAGGGAGTACGATTGCCGGATAAATTTTTCCACGGCGGGGCGCTCTATGCCCAGGTCTTTCAGAAATTCGGCGCGCTCCTCTTCAGCCAGTTGTGATATCTCCATCTCGATTTTTCCGCAAATCACCGCAATATCGCGAACACCCGGTCTAATATGAATGGAATATTTTTTTGTCAAAGACTCAATGCTGGGGATACTACTTTCAGAGATATTGAAAACCGCCAATTGCGGTTTCTTGCTTAAGAAAGCGTACCCCCTTATCAACTTGTCCTCTTCCTCACTTAGTTTCAATTCTGCAATCGGACGGTTTTCTTCCAGCGCCTGCTGACATTTCTGAAGCACTTCCAGCTCTCTTGCCCGCTCCATCCGGCCGGTCAGTTTGATAGTGCGCGACAGTTTTTCAATATTATTTTCAAGAACCATCATATCCGCCAGTATCATTTCATCCTGGAGGGTCCGCAGGTCCCGCTCCGGGTCAGCGCCGGGATTGAAGGCATCAAGAACCAGCACCAGCGCCTCCATTAAACGAAGTTCCGGCGAGATTTCGAGGTCGGACCGGGATTCTTTCCCTTTTCCGGAGAAACCGGCGGCATCGAGGAATTCAATCTCGGCATGGGTTACTTTCGCCGGGTTGGAAATCCTTGCCAGGTTTTCCAGACGCTCATCAGGAACTTTGATGACCGCCCGATGAATGGCGCGGGAATAATCGCCGACCGCCTCCGTCAGACCGGAAACAGCAT encodes:
- a CDS encoding DUF933 domain-containing protein produces the protein MKLGIIGLPQAGKTTLFNAVSGLTEAVGDYSRAIHRAVIKVPDERLENLARISNPAKVTHAEIEFLDAAGFSGKGKESRSDLEISPELRLMEALVLVLDAFNPGADPERDLRTLQDEMILADMMVLENNIEKLSRTIKLTGRMERARELEVLQKCQQALEENRPIAELKLSEEEDKLIRGYAFLSKKPQLAVFNISESSIPSIESLTKKYSIHIRPGVRDIAVICGKIEMEISQLAEEERAEFLKDLGIERPAVEKFIRQSYSLLGLISFFTIGPPEARAWTIPRGSTAPKAAGAVHTDFERGFIRAEVASYEDYMTHQTLPALKAAAKLHIEGKDYIVQDGDVILFRFNV